CACAAAAGCCTATTAAAAAACTTCATGATTTTGGAGGTGTGAGAGGTAGTAGAGTTTCTCAcctgcttctccctctcctgtACTAGACAGGATAGTCACTCCAATCTGTAATTTGACTTGCCTTGTAGCATGTTACTTTGTAGGAAATCTGACAGGCAAATAGAATATCACACAAGTATAAACTCTAGAAACATTTCAGACTGCATGGGCTTGTGTGATTTAGTTATGCAACCCAAAGACCATTAACAACTAATCCCTAACATGTTATTACGTATTAGCTCTGAAGGTGAAAATCTGCAGGAAATTGAGAAGTCCCTCCTATTAGCCAAGGTAATGCCATCCTTCAAGGTCAAGTGAAGTGAAGCCTTTATTCCAGAGGTATGAAAATCCTAGAGATGACAATCACAGGTTAAACAAGACAATAAAAACACACTGTTCAACTACAGTATTCAAAACCCAAGAGGATGGGTTATCACAAGCCAGAGGTAATGGTAATTGATCAAAGTCAAAtccacagaagattttttttttaatctagaagatcACACAGTTTTGCAATAGAGTGCAGTAGAAACTCAATTGCCTTAAAGTGcttgcagaatgtttttttttttttcttgcctagtTCTGCCAAAATTAACCAAGGAAAATTAAAGTGTTCTACTGAGGGTAGAAAAATAGTCCTCCGTTAATCCTTCAAAGCCTATCTCAAAGGTAAATTTTATTTCACCTTCAAGGACATAGTGTATCATGTTTGTATCTCACAGCTAGAGCATATCTTTTAATTGCTACTTGCTAGCATCCTTACCTCATAGTTCAcgtgggaagaaaggaaagggacAGAGATTGCCAAGTGAGTGCCATTGTCCCTCAAGCTGTAGTTGTACTTCTGTGCAGCTTCTGGGGTCATGTGCCAGTCTGAGATGAAGGGTAGCCAATTTTGGTCCACATTCCCATGAGTGATGATGAGATGAAAGTTCCTCCCATCACAAAATCCTCTCGCACTGGGCAGTACTGTAATACAGTCAAGAGTCAGCCAGCATGCTAACTGCCATCAGTTTAGTAGGGCTGTTTAGGACTGACAGTATCCCTGGCTGAAATTATCCCAGTTAACAGCCGAGTTCACAGCTAGGTTAGTCACAGCCAGGTTGGTACAGTACTGCCCAAGTTCCACCAGTTTACCTGCATCTTTAACAGCAGACACTATTACGACTGGGACAGCGAAGGTCTCACTTGTTGGGTGGGTTATGAACGCAAGTGTGACATTCAGGGTGTATGCTCTCATGTCAGTTCTCGCATACTaggaaaatcatatttaaaagtgaaaaatcacCAAGTGATATCATCATTTCTATACCATGATATGCTGCAGTTTCTTAGTACACACCTCTTTCTTAATGCTTGGTGCATCAAGTGGGGCTTGTATTATGTAGGCTTTACTTCCATTAGCGTATCTGATCTCATATGTAAGATATCCATGCTGAACAGCTTCAGGTACAGCAACAGCTGCCCCCTCAATGGTTAAGTTCACAAGCTCCACATCTGGGAGGAACGTTCCCACCGTCACATTCATTAGCCTTGCACTCAGATTTGAGTCTGAAAAAGAACACAGTAACACTGAGCTCTTAAGAGTACCAAAACCTTCAGTAAATTCAACATTAGGCTACTTACTGTTGGTTATAGCAAGTTCTACTTGTTCAAATGGCGTTTCTATTTCCTTGATGATAGTATGTTTGGTTAGTCCCCATTTGTTATCTTCCCACTGATGTTCCAAGAACAGGTTGATGGTGTATTTTGCCCCATGCTGCCCACTGCTCACAGAAGTCTAGAATTTCAAATCAACACCCTTTAGTATAACATGATTGTACATTAAAGTTGTACTGTAACATCTCAAGGTCAGCTAGAGCTACAGCTCCAAACAATTGTCCTTCCCAGCTCAGGAATCATGACCCTTAAGTGGTACTTGCTGTATCCCTATGAGTTTAGATTATCTCAGagtatttcctttggaaaatggtCCCCCACTCCCAAGTTTCAAAGCAGCAGGGGACTATTTCACCAGTGAAAGGGCTCCTCCTGCAACTTCCTTTGAAGTTCAGTTGTTACATTTGCACAGGATTCAGTTCTCTCCAGGCAACTACATTTAGATGTATAGTCTCAGCCCATCCCAATATCATATGGTCTGGTGGACAAATAGGTTGTTCCCATTCTCTTAAGTGATCTGTGTAAGTACAACAGAACCCATGCATGCTTTACAGTCCTGTTCAGACTGTCTCCAAGGAGTATGACATCAGGACTAAAAGGCAAAAGCTCTGTGTTAACCTGAGGAAGGAAACAAATCAATAGTTCTGTGTAGGATTCTGTCCATCTGTGCTTCTAAGAAAAGGAATTCTTTAAAGTGGTGCTTACAAGAGCTACCTTTGGTCAGGGCTTTTGGAACTTTTAATAtaccttttcttccccctcacccccatccTTTATTTGAAAGGAACAGGATGAAGAATTATTCCTccccagaaaaaataaaagaacagaaagtcTGTTGCCTGGCACCTTACTTAAGTCACTAACCTTGTAATAGCCACCTTCTGCACCTATTGGTATCTTCATCGTAATTGCATTTAAGTCATTTGATAACACATATTTCCTGGAAGCCATTTCTTTGGCAGAGAGTTTGCGTAGATCCACACCAGCTTCAACGAGCACATCCTTAAAGCTAGTTGCTCCAGTAGAGAGTGGTTGAATATATTTTGGAACAGTCCAGATGATTGTTTTGTTAGTGTAGTCCACACCGTCTTAGGGACAAGATATGAAAGCTGTCAGCTCATTACTCTAGTCATAAGTCAGTCCCTGTACATTTAAGCACTGGAATAAGGTACTGCATTTCTCACCTACAGGACATGCCACAGCAGTATCCACCATCAGGATCATCCCTCGCTGTTTGTAAAATGTACTTGATCTCACTGCAGAAAAGGTAATTCCCTGATCCTGTAGGAAGAGATCTGGTTAGACCTACACAGCCTGGCAGCCTGCTGGGCTGGAACAAGCATACCAACCTCGACCAGCTGAATTTGCTCAGCAGTGTATGGTATTCGCAGCAGAACCCTGGTGTCTGTGGTGTTGAGTCCATAGCCTGCACTCCAAGCATTGCTCACaagcagagcctttttttcttctggctgaTGAAACACTATTTGCCATATTGAGGCTTTTCCCGCTTTTGCCTACCCGGAGAAATTCATCAACATTTTAAACATGCTATTCAAAGTAACAGATTTACTGTATTAAATGATTTATTGTATTGAACTGCCCAGCAGTTTTGTTGTCTTATTCTAAATATTGCTAGTGGGATACCCCTCCAGCTTCCCCACCTCACACATACAGAGAGCTTTCAATATTAAGAGCATCAGAGATTAACTGCACTGCTGCATTGCAAATACAAGGTCCAAGAAAAATGCTGATCCACAGTTCACTCCCAGGACCTGGGGTCTTAGATACAGTTTTTGTTGTACAGTCTCTTGACTGGGAAGACTCAATTTCTAGGCTATGTGAGAAATcagcttccatttctttctcGGAGACATGGTCTACAGCTGTCTATTTCTAATGTATAAAATCTCTATACTAAGCCCACTTGGTACAGAAGTTCTGCTCTTCTTACTCAAGTGCTTTTTGAAAGGACATTTTGTACTGTGTGGACACAAAATAGAAGGATAGCTGTGCCAGAAGTAGCCTTAGCTTTTAGTAGGAAGAAAACCTGTAGTTTTACCTCTGGAAAGGCCAGAGTCCAGTCCTCAGGTTCATCTTGAATGAAGTCTTTTGCAGTCTGTGGAAACTCCCTCCTGACAGAAACCtaaaggaaaaaagcctctgtAAGGGGTTTGCTGATGGCATTTGCTTTCATGTCTTCAACACCCCACAAGTCTTTTTCAAGGGAGACTAGCATTTCCTAGAGGAAGGTTTCCTCCTGCCAAGTAAAAAATTATGGCATAAGATGTCATCATGCATGGTGCATTATCTATAGTCCACttgatttcagcttctttttattttctgcccaTCTTCCCATTTCTGCTTCCGGTTAAGGCCACTAATTTGTTCTTGATTCCCATGTCCTCTTCCAAGAGGAGTCCTTTGTCCCCCCCTGTGTTTCTCCCCAGCAAATTCAGTAGGGAAGCTTCCTTCAGAAAGTATACATTTCAGTTACCTCAAATAAGATTTGTTGAGACAACAGTCAGTGAGTTCAATCCATTAGCTTAACCTTTTGAAGACCATTTCACAACTTTATTGGCTATTAATGTTGACAAATAGGCTATATAAGCATAATATAAATGTATCACTAAACTCAGGATGCATGCTGTGCATTCACTAGTGAGCTGTTCACGGCGGGGCATTCAGATTCTCTTTCCAATACACATTCCTAGCACCTAATCAGCTTCAAAGAGGGCATCTTCCAGTACTTACCTCCTTACCTTAAAGTACTTCCAGTACTTACCTCCATGTAGTTACTTTCACATACTAACTCTCTCGGACTCCATGGACCATAAGAGCAACTTGCACTTTTCAGATGAGTTGTAGCATTTTTCATATCAGGATTATGAGATGCTTTGATTTGTATAGTTACTACAAACACAtctttctgcagagacacaggGAACACTTGCTTGTTAGACTGATTTTTCTCTAGTTAGGAACCACCTATCCTTGTGACCGAAAAGCAAATTACAAAACCCACCCACCAGCCTCTGCACAGGCCAGCAACTCCATACTGAAGCACTATTGCTTTCTACTTCATTAACTACATAGTTATACATCTATATGCATACAGCCTATGTAGCAATATAAATACTTTGGGAAGCAGCTTCAACCTTTTGCATAGGCCCAgcactggacaaaaaaaaaagctccctAAAATATAGCTGGTCTTGTGTTTTATGACATAGTAGCAGTGAGCAAGCAACACAAAGAGCCAAAGCTTTTGAGCTTTTACCCTAACATGTCTCAGACACTAAATATTAGAGCAGAGTGCAACACCGCTGCCAGAGAGAATTCCCTATTCTTATGCAAGAGGGAAGAGTTGCCCTTCAAGGGCGTATGTGCCATGCTTCTTTGTGTGTTCATCCGTAGGCCATGCAAATGTCAATACCATGGAATATTCTCAGACCTCCGGATACATT
The Accipiter gentilis chromosome 16, bAccGen1.1, whole genome shotgun sequence DNA segment above includes these coding regions:
- the LOC126046701 gene encoding uncharacterized protein LOC126046701; translated protein: MELSLVQRLLIIGILISEIWTQERPGPVSSECLGKLLRITLSAEYFKDKYLSFSVIDQSGIAWELDETMASQCGYTVTYSNWSKIEFRASALSCHSHLEKDVFVVTIQIKASHNPDMKNATTHLKSASCSYGPWSPRELVCESNYMEVSVRREFPQTAKDFIQDEPEDWTLAFPEAKAGKASIWQIVFHQPEEKKALLVSNAWSAGYGLNTTDTRVLLRIPYTAEQIQLVEDQGITFSAVRSSTFYKQRGMILMVDTAVACPVDGVDYTNKTIIWTVPKYIQPLSTGATSFKDVLVEAGVDLRKLSAKEMASRKYVLSNDLNAITMKIPIGAEGGYYKTSVSSGQHGAKYTINLFLEHQWEDNKWGLTKHTIIKEIETPFEQVELAITNNSNLSARLMNVTVGTFLPDVELVNLTIEGAAVAVPEAVQHGYLTYEIRYANGSKAYIIQAPLDAPSIKKEYARTDMRAYTLNVTLAFITHPTSETFAVPVVIVSAVKDAVLPSARGFCDGRNFHLIITHGNVDQNWLPFISDWHMTPEAAQKYNYSLRDNGTHLAISVPFLSSHVNYEDFHTSGIKASLHLTLKDGITLANRRDFSISCRFSPSELIQCLPNGTVVITAVKLVGVADVDTSLLVLRDRRCKPSLVTEKTATFKFNVNTCGTSRKFNSTTMAYENDVLYFRPGNDTPVYQLKFVCWYGIKQTVDVQYESKKNPPPSIKPGFGSLGLSLKLFKEKSYSEPYQELEYPVVKYLREALYFEVELLQPKDVRLELNLDDCWATNSQSQDSIPQWPILINGCENSKDSYKTVFHEVSYSLRVKFPQHLKRFEVKMFTFVQGTALLQEQLYFHCSVVICSSMQEPSGFLCPRRCDPGKHRLDRSAEPRPHGQVSSGAVLVRKENN